A region of the Curtobacterium flaccumfaciens pv. betae genome:
GCGGCGCGGGCCCAGTCGGCGTGGAAGTGCCGCGCCGTCGGGTCGAGGAAGGTCATCCGCACGAGGTTGTCGAACCGTCCGAAGGGTGCGTACACCGCACGGGCCAGGGCGTTCGCGGCGAGGACCTCGTGCGCGGGGTCGATCACGCACGCGGGGTGTGTCGACCACGAGTCGAGCAGCTTCCCGAGTGCCGGCGTCACCGACGTCGCCACGCGGGGGCGTCGTGGCGAAGCAACCAGCCCTGCCAACGCGAACAGGTGGTCGCGCTCGTCGCCCTCGAGCTCGAGCCCGTCGGCGATGCCCTCGAGCACAGCGGCGCCGGGGCTCACCTCTCGCCCTTGCTCGAGGCGCGTGTAGTAGTCGACGCTGAGGCCGCCCAGCACCGCGAGTTCCTCGCGGCGAAGCCCGGGAACCCGGCGGACACGAGCGACTCCGGGGCGAGGCGCCCGCGGACGGCGCGCAGGTACCCGGCGAGGGTGAGGTCGTCGGCGGGCACGGGCACGGGCACGGGACCAGGGTAGGTGGCAGGAGCTCCGCCTCCCTGGTCCTGCTGCACCCCGGCACGACAGGGCGATGGTCGGGGGCTGCACGGCGTCGAGGCTGAGCGCATGGACACCAGCAGCGCACCCCACCCCACCCCGTTCACCCCTACCTCGGCCTCTGGGCCACCGCCGATGGTCGCATCCGCCACGAGCTGCGGCCCGACGGCCGCTACGTGGAGGCCCGAGGTGACCGTGAGGCGGCCTACGTGGGCACCTACGAGGTCGACGGAGACCACATCGACTACCGAGACGACACCGGCTTCACCGCGGACGGCGACTTCAGGGACGACGTCCTGCACCACGCCGGCATGGTGCTGCACCGACGGAAGGTCGTCCTCGTGACGGGCGCCTCGAGTGGCATCGGTCGCGCGACGGCGATCCGCCTCGCCGCGGCCGGCCACCCCGTCGTGCTCGGGGCCCGGCGCACCGACCGGCTCGACGAGCTCGTCACCGAGATCGAGGGGGCGGGCGGTACGGCGATGGCAGTGCCGCTCGACGTCACCGCCCTCGCCTCGGTGCAGGAGTTCGCGGTTGCTGCCCGGGCACGCTTCGGGCGGATCGACGTGCTCGTCGCGAACGCCGGCGTGATGCCGCTGTCACCCCTCGCCGCAGGCCTCGTCGACGAGTGGGACAGGATGATCGACGTCAACGTCCGCGGCCTCCTCCACAGCATCACGGCGACCCTGCCCACCATGCTCGCGCAGGGCACCGGCCACGTCGTGACGATCGCATCCGTCGGCGTCTACGACGTCTCGCCCACGGCTGCTGTCTACTGCGGCACGAAGTTCGCAGCACGGGCGATCACCGAGGGGCTGCGTCAGGAGTCACCGCGCGGGATCCGTGTGACCACCGTGTCGCCAGGAGTGACCGAGTCCGAGCTCGCCGCAACGATCACCGACGCCTCCGCCGCCGCCGCGATGGTCGTCTACCGTGCCGAGTCGATCTCCGCTGACGCGATCGCCCGCGCTGTTTCCTACGCGGTGGCCGAGCGACCCGCCGTCGACGTGAACGAGATCGTCGTGCGGCCTGCGGCCCAGCGTTGATTTGCTCCGCAGTGTCGCAGCGACCCGCCGGGTGAGGCGTGACGGGTGACCGTCACCCCGGGAGGGGCTACGACACAGGTCACGAGTGCAACAGCGTTCAGAGCGATGAGGGCGATCGCCCACCGGCGTGAGGCTGTTCGACGCGTGATTGGATCACGGTAGCGGTCCTCGGCGATCACCCTGGCGTCCGGTAGCGTCAGCGCCATGACCCAGATGCAGCGACGCAGTCTGCTCGAACGGCTGATCGGCAAGCCCCTGCCGTGGCTCGTCTGGGTGTGGGCGGTCATCGCCCTGGTCTGGCTCGTCCTCGCCGTCGTCGAACCGTACCGGTTCCACACGCAGATGGCGGTCATCTGGATCATCCTCGCCGCCGTGCAGATCGGCTCGGTGTCCTACACCCGTGCGCAGGAACGGAAGCGTGCTCGGAACGCAGGCGACGACTCGTAATCGGCCCGACGCAGGCGCCCGAAGCATGAGCGTGCGCAGAGCTCGGCGAGATGCCTGGGTGCTGCGTGAGAGCGTGCGGTCGTGACAGACGAACCCCTGCTCGAGATCCGGTCGGCGTCCGAGACGGACGCGGCGTGCGTGGCTGCGGTCGTCGTCCGTGCGTACGCCAACCAACAGGGCTGGGTGAGCGACGCCGAGCTGGTGACCGGGGAGCGGACGACCCCGGACCAGGTGCGTGCGATGATCCGTGCCCCGCGGTCGGTGGTGCTCGTCGCGGTTCACGACGCCACCATCGTCGCGACCTGTCACCTGCGGGCCTCCGACCGGGCGACGGCGCACCTCGGCATGCTCGCTGTGGACCCGGCGTGGCAGTCCCGAGGCATCTCCCGGCGGCTCCGGACCGCGGCGATCGCGTACGCCGAGGAAGCCATGGCATGCGAGTCCGTCGAGCTCGAGGTGCTCAGCGTGCACGAGGGACTGCGACGCGTGTACGAGCGAAGCGGGTTCATCGCGACGGGGGAGACCCGACCGTTCCCGGCACACGTCGCTCGCGTCGCGGGGCTGCACTTCGTCGTGCTCAGGAGATCGCTCGGCGCGTCTGGACAGACCCCGGACGTGTGACCCGGGCGGCGCGCCGCCGCCGGGACCCGTAGGCTCCAGGCGGACCCACCGGTGCACGGGGCGCACGGCGGGATCCGAGGGGGAACCACATGTCCATCACATCCAGGATCACCACCGCGGGGACGGCGACCGTGATCGTCGTGCTCGCACTCTCCGGCTGCGCCGGGACCGGCACCACGGCACCGGGAGTGGAGCGGGCCACACCGCGGTCGTCGGCACCGACACAAGCGCCGACCCAGGCACCGACGGAGACGCCGACCGCGCCGGCCACCGTTGACTCGGCCACGAAGGACCTCACGTTCGAGGACGGCGACGCGCTCTCGGCGAGCACGCTGCCCGCGTTCGGGCTCCAGGTCTCGGCGCTCGACGGCTGGGAGCAGACCGGCGAGGACCCGACGACCGGGTCGCGGGAGTACACGAACGCCGACGGCTCCGTGGCGACGATCACGCAGCAGCGGCTGACCGACCTCGACCCGACGATCGGGGACCGTGCCGCCACCGAGCAGCTGTTCACGGCTGCGGGGCTGCCGGCCGACCGGCTCGAGGAGCAGCTCCTGCCGACGATCACGGGCGGCACGGCGCAGTTCCTGTCGATCGCCGGGCACAACACGGACGGGTCCTGGTCGGCGACGGTCGCGCGCGCCTTCGCGAAGCCCGGAGCGGCGCTCATCGTGAAGGTCCGGACGACCTCGCAGGATGCGCTCCGTCCCGACCTGCACGACATCCTGGTCAACGCGCAGGTGGTCGTCGCCTAGCGAGTCGACCCGCTGCGACGGGTCGCTGCGACGGGCGCCCCCGACGGGTCCCTATGCTGAGTCCTCGTGCGCCGCTCTGCCCGTCTCCTGACCGTCCTCGTGATCGTCACCCTGTTCGCCGTCGGGGTCCTGTCGGCGGTGGTGTTCATCCAGCGTGTGCTGGCGGATCCGGCGAGCGACGTCGCGTGGGTCGGCACCGTCCGGGCGACGGGGTTCATCGTCATCGGGGTCATGCTGACACTGCTCGGACGGCGAGGGCTGTCCGCGGCCGTCGACGCGGTCAACCTGCTCGCCGACGCCGGTCCGGTGCGCCCGCTCACGGTCGTGGTGTGGGTCGTCCTCGGTGCCACCATCTACTCGATCCTGCGCGGCTGGACGGTGATCGTCCCCGTCGCGGCCGTCGTCGGTGCGATCGTGGTGGCGTTGCCGTTCGTCGAACGCTTCCTGGACGCGGCGCTGGCCCGGCAGGCTGCGCGAGCCGACGCCGACGCCGACGCCGACGCCGACGCCGACGCCGACGCCGCTGACGCCGCGACACCGGTCGCACCGGTGGCACCCGCCGGGTCCGCCGCCGACGCGTGAGACGGCACGCGGGACGGCACGCGGGACGGACGTGAGACGTTCACGAGACGAGACGGGAGGCCCGGTGCCAGCTGGCACCGGGCCTCCTGTTCGTCGTGGACGCGGCCTGACCGCCCCTGCCGACCCACGCGGGTCGGCCCGCGTCAGCGCTCCGCGCGTCCGGCGAAGCGGTACCGGAACCCGGGCACACCGTCCGCGGTGACGACCACGTCGTAGTACCCCCACTCGTCGAGCGGCCAGTGCATCGTCTTGTGCCCGGAGCCGCGGACGTGTGCGGTCTCGCGGTGCTCGACGAAGTCGTTGGCCACGAGCACGAAGCGGAGCTCGGCCCTGCCGGTGTTCTCGAGCAGGAGCTGCAGGGTGCGCCGACCGCGCGGGTCCCGGACGACCGAGACGTGCGGCACGCCGCCGGTCGCCCGACCACCGACAGCGACGGTGCCGGCGAAGCGCCGGAGGAACCGGTCGGGTCCGTAGACGCTGACGTCGTAGGCACCGGCGGTCGTCGTGGTGTCCCAGGCCCAGTCGGCGGTGGCGCCGACGGGGACGGTCTTCGGGTGGGCGGCGAACGGCATCGCGGTGTTCGGGTAGACCAGGAAGTTGACCCCCTGACGGCCGTCGTTCGCGAGCGTCACGGTGACCCGGCCGGTGCGGTGGTCGACGGTCGCGTCGGCGTGCTGCCGGTAGGGCAGGCTCCGGTGCCGGACGGTGCCGGGCTCCTGGACGGGCAGGGTCTGCGCACCGATCGCCGGTTCCTCGATGGGTGGCTTCGCCTGGTCGGCGTCGGCGGCCGCGACCAGCGCCCGGGTCTGCTCGATGCCGGGGACGACGTCTGGGCCGGGGATGCTCGGGTCCGGCGCGGTGAAGTCGAAGCAGCTCGTCAGGTCTCCGGAGACGGACCGTCGCCAGTCGGAGATGTTCGGCTCGCGGACCCCCGTGACGTGCTCGAGGAACTGGATCACGGACGTGTGGTCCGCCACCTGCGAGTTGACCCACCCGCCACGGCTCCACGGCGACACCACGGTCATCGGCACGCGGGCACCCATGCCGATGGGCAGCCCGTCGACGTACTCGTCGGGGGTGCCGGGTTCGGCGAACGGGGGGACGACGTGGTCGAAGTACCCGTCGTTCTCGTCGTAGTTGACGAGCAGGACGGTCGAGGCCCAGGTGTCCGGGTTGCTGAAGAGCGCCTGCACGACGGCGTTCGTGTAGTGGGCGCCGTAGTCCGGGCTGGCCGCCGGGTGCTCGCTCCAGCCGTAGGGGGCGATGACGTACGACACGGTGGGCAGGCTGTTGGTCGCGCAGTCCTGCCCGAACTGGCTGAGCAGGTGGGTGACGTCGAGGCCCTTGCCCGAGTTCGGCTTCCACCCGTCGTGCAGCCCGGCACGCGCGGCGAGCTCCTGCTGGGCGGGGTCGGAGGACGCGAGCGCACGGTGGTACTGCTCGAACAGCCAGAGCGGGTTGTCGCCGTAGTCGCCGACGTACGGGTCGGCTGCGCTGTCGCCGACCTCGTCGTTGGCGTAGGTCTTCCAGGTGACGCCGGCCGCCTGCAGTCGTTCGGCGTAGGTGGTCCAGGCGAACACCGGTTCGTAGTCCGCCGGGTTGTCGGTCGCCGGTCCGCCCTGCGCGCCGCGGGGGTCGATGGTGCCGGACCACTGGTACAGGCGGTTCGGCGTCGTGGGCCCGTTGAGCGAGCAGTGGTAGTCGTCGCAGACCGTGAAGGCGCCGGCGAGTGCGCGCTGGTAGGGGATGTCCTCGCTCGTGAAGTAGCCCATCGTCTGGGCGCTCTTCGCGTCGACCCACCGGTTCCAGGCACCGCCGTTCCACGCGGTGTGCCCACCGCCCCAGGAGTGGTCGAGGCCGTCGGCGTTCTGCGCGTTGAACCGGGTGGTGTCGAGCCGGAACGGCAGCATCGCGCCACCGTCGGTGCGGGCCGCCGCCGGCTGGTGGAAGACGTCGTGTCCGGTCGGCAGCTCGAGCGCCTGCTTGTCCGAGAACCCGCGGACCCCGGGCATCGTGCCGTAGTAGTGGTCGAAGGACCGGTTCTCCTGCATGAGCACGACGACGTGCTTCACGTCGGCGATCGTGCCGGTGGGGACGGCACGAGCGGTCGCGGCGCTGGCGCGGTCGGTCGCGCCCGGTCCGAAGGCGGAGCCGGCGGCGACGCCGGCCATGATCGCGGCCGCGCCGCCGATCAGGACGGTCCGTCGACTGACTCCGGGTCGGACCGCGGCGGTGTAGGCGGCGTCCGGGGTCAGCGGTGGTGCGGCGTCCAGGTTGACGTCGGGTGCGCCGTGTTCGGGCTTCCTCGTGCTCATCGGGGGTCTTCCTGATCGTGGGGAGTGCGGGCGCCCGGTGGGAGAACGCCCGTCAGCATGACAACCAGGTGCGCTGAACCGGGTCTGGCCTGGTCGTGGCAGGCGGGTGAACGCGTCCGGTGGAAACGGGACGGAGGTGTCCGGGTGCCCGACTGTTCGGTGCCGTCCTTCCGGGATCTTCAGCACCGACGCTGCCTCGCACGTGGACAGCTCGTCGCGGGGCAGAGGAGGATCAGCGGGTGCGACGACTGTTCCGGGACCTCGCCGAGGACCTCGCCGACCGGGTGCTCCGCGGTGAGTTCGACGACACCGGCGTCCTGCCGGCCGAGCACGACCTGGCGGCCGACTACGCCGTCGCCCGTGGCACCGTGCGGAACGCACTCGGGCTGCTCCGCGACCGCCGGGTCCTGACGGCACGGGCCGGGTCCCGCTGGCGCGTCCGCACCACGTCGCTCGGCCACGACGCCGGCGCGCTCGAGTCCTTCGGTCAGCTGGCCAGGGCGCGTGGGCACGAGCCCGGCGGTCGGGTCGTGGCGGTCGAGGAACGGCCGGCCACCGTGCGTGAGCGGCGCCTCTTCCGCGCTGCGCACGACGAGCCCGTCCTGCACGTCGTGCGGGTGCGCTCCCTCGACGGTGTCGACGTCATGCTCGAGCGCACCGCCTACGCGCCGTGGGTCGCCGCCGTCATCCGGACGATCCCGGGCGGGCAGACGTCGGTGTCGGCGACCCTGGAGGACCGGTTCGGCATCCGGGTCGGTGCCGCCGTCACCACCGTGGACGCGCTGCTGGCGGACGACGCCGACGCCGCGCTCCTCGGGGTCCGGCCCGGAGCGGCGCTCCTGCAGGTGCGCCGGTCCAGCACCGCGGACGGCCGCCCGCTCGAGGCGGGCGACGACCGGTACGTCGCCGGCACCGTGCCGCTCCGGATCCGGACGGCGTCCGCAACGACACCGACACCGCTGACCGGCACCCGGCACGACGACGCGGGATGAGACGGACGGGAGGCCCGGTGTCAGCTGGCACCGTGCCTCCCGTCCGTCTCCACTCGACCGCACAGCGTGGGCCGGCAGGCGGGATCAGCGTCGCTGTGAGCCGTCCGCGGCGGCGGCGACGGCCGCCGCCAGCCCGGCCTCGATGACGTCCACGGGGTCGGGCAGGGTGGCGATCGACGCCGCGACCTGACGGCTGCGGGCGCGGTGGGTCGGCGAGGCGAGGACCTCGCGGACCGCCTGACGGATCGCCGCCGGCCGCGGCGTCCCGGAGCGCAGGTTCCGCCCGCACCCGGCCCACGCGACCCGGGCGGCGACCTCCGGCTTGTCCTCGGTCGACCCGGCGACCACGAGCGGCACGCCGTGCGCGAGGGCACGCTGCACCCCGCCGAACCCGCCGTTCGTGACGACGACGCTGCACCGCGGCAGGAGCTGGTCGTAGGGCAGGAAGGTCGCCACCCGGGCGTTCACGGGCAGCCCCGTGCCGAGCGCGCGTTCGACCTGGTCGACCGGGCGGCCACCGGTGGTGGCGACGACGAGGACGTCCTCGTCCACCAGCGCGCGGAGCGTCGGCGCGATGAGCCGGCCGAGGTCGACGGTGTCGATCGTGCCCTGGGTCACGAGCACCACCGGGGTGTCGGTGTCCAGGTCGTCCCACCACGCGGGCAGGTCGGCCGCGGGCGTCGGTGCCGCGCGGGTCACGACCGGACCGACGAACCGGACCGAGTCGGGGAGCTCGCGGCGCGGGTACTCGAGCTCCGCGACGCTCAGCTGGAACAGGGTGTCGAAGCAACGGTAGGCGAAGTCGAAGGTCCCGGTCTGCGACGGCGGCGCCCCCACCTCGGCGAGCACGACGTCGACGGCCTGCTGCAGCGGCCGGGTGAGGACGGGGTGGATCGCCGCCGTGAGCAGTCGGTTGCGTGCGCGCGCCAGCGGCCCGCGACCCGGCGAGAGCGCGGTGCCGAAAGGTGCGGCGTCGACGCTGGTGAGCGTCACCGGGGTGGTCGCGATCCCGAGCACGGGCAGGCGGTCGCCCGGCGGCAGCGCGAGGTACGGGGCGAGGCCGGTGAACGTCGCCTCGCCGAGCACCGCGTCGAACCGACTCGCTGCCAGCAGGGCCGCCAGCGCGCGGTACTGGGACAGGATCGGCCGCACGAACATCGCGATGATGCCCTCGCGGACGACCGCCACCCCGCGCGCCGCCGTGGCGTCGGCGAGCCGGTCCTGCAGCTCGGCGTCGTCGAAGTCGGCGTCGGCCGGCAGGGCCACGAAGCGGAGCCCGGCGCCGACGACGAGGTCGCGGTACTTGGACCCCGTCAGCACGGTGATCTCGTGGCCGCGCTCGGCGAGGTCGCGCCCCACGTCGACGAGGGGCGCGAGGTGGCCGTAGACGGGCGGGGCGCAGAGCAGGTACGAGGACACGGAGGCCGCTTCCGTCGGGGATGGCCGGACGTTCGGAGCGTAGGCGCGGCGAGCAGGCGCGTGGCGCGGCACGGACTGGGAGTGGGTGAGAGTCCTCGAGCATCGGCACGTCGGCGCTAGGGTCGCAGCATGACCACACCCGCGGGGGCGAGTTCGGGCAACGGCTACTGGCGCGGCCAGATCGGGGCGACGGCCCTGTTCGGCGTCGGCCCGGTGTCGTCGCGGCGATCGTCTCGGTGCTCGGCACCCTCGTGACGGTCGGCATGCTCGTGTGGCGCGTGGTCGAGGCGAACGGCAGCTAGCTGCCCGCGGTCGCGCGTGCGGCCCGCGACGTGCGCGGTGACGGACTGGAGGCCCGGTGCCAGCTGGCACCGGGCCTCCAGTCCCGTGTCGGCCGGCGCACGGCGTGGGCAGGCGCCCCACGTTGCTGCCACTGCTGTGGCCCAGCAGGATCCTCAGCGGGCGGTCTCTGTTCACCGGCAGCCGCGGGTGGCCGTGCGCGAGGATCCAGGGGTGTCTCGTCGTGCGGCTGCTGTCTCGACCACCGTGGTGGTTGCGACCCTGCTGGTCGGTGCCACCTTCGTCGCCGCTCCGTGGCTCGGCGTGGGGCGGGCTCCGGTGCTCGCCGCCGTGCTGCCGGCCCGGTCCCTCGTGACCGCAGGACTGGTCGCTGCCGGTCTCGCCCTGGTGCTCGTCGCCATCGTCCTGCGACGCACGCGAGCCGTGCGGCTGGTCGCTGCGTCGCTCGGGGCGGTCCTGCTCGTCGTCGCCGTGGCGAACACAGCGGTGCTCGGCGTGCGGGGATGGGACGTGCGGCCGGTCGACGGTGCCCGGGGTGCACTCCGGGTGTTCGAGTGGAACACCAACGGAGGACTCGTCGGCGCGCAGGGCATCGCCCGCGCGGCACTGACCGCACGGGCGGACGTCGTCGTGCTCCCCGACGCGGGCGACCGACGGGTCGCCACCGCGGTGGCTCGGTGGATGGGGCAGCACGGTCGGCCGGTGCGGCTGTTCATGGGTGGTGCCGGCACGCAGGTGGCGGTGCTCGTCGGGGCCGATCGCGCGTTCGGCGCCTCGATGTCGCCCGGCGTCGATCCGGTGAAGACGATGACGGTGTCCGGGCCGTCGATCCCGACGATCGTCGCTGTGCACGCGCCGCAACCGATCGGGCGGGGACTGGCGGGCTGGCGGACCGATCTGCGGTGGATCGGCGAGCAGTGCGGCCGCGGCGCTGACGTGGTCGTGTCGGGGGACTTCAACGGATCGGTCGACAGCTTCGACGGTGGGGGTCTCGGTTCGTGCCGGGACGCCGCGTCGACCGTGCACGGCGCGGGGCTCGGTACGTGGCCGACGTGGCTCGATCCGCGGCTGGCGATGCCGATCGACCACACCCTGGTCGGTCCGGCGGCCGGAGTCGTCCGGTCGTGGAGCGTGCTGACGAGCCAGGACGAGTCCGGTGCTCGGCACCGCCCGACCCTGACGGTCGTCGGCGGCAGCTGACCCGGACGGCGGCCCCTGTTCCGGTGGGCGAGTGGCCCTGTTCCGGTGGGCGTGCGGCCCTGTTCCGGTGGGCGTGCGGCCCTGTTCGGTGGGCGTGCGGCCCTGTTTCGGTGGGCGTGCGGCGCGGCAGGTGGGAACAGACTCGCAACGTCGTCGAAACACGCCCGCGGTGAGGTGGATGCATGGACATCACCACCACGGATCGTGCCCCCGCCCGCTGGTACCACTCGCTGTTCGTGCAGATCGCGATCGGGGTGGCCCTCGGCATCGCCGTCGGGGTCTGCTTCCCCGCGGCGGCACCGGTGCTGAACGTCGTCGGGCAGGGGTTCATCCGGCTGATCGAGATGGTGATCGCGCCGCTCGCGTTCATCGTCGTGGTGACGGGCATCGTGCACGTCGGCGACCTGCGCTCCGTGGGACGGATCGCCGGCAAGGCGATGGTCTACTTCCTGCTCGCGTCGTCGTGCGCGCTCGTGTTCGGCCTGCTGGTCGGCAACCTCGTGCGCCCCGGGGCCGGCCTGCGGATCGACCCGTCGTCGCTCGACGCCTCCGCCGTGGCGGCGAAGACCGCCGGCGGCACAGCTCCGGACGCGGGGACCTTCATCCTCGACCTCATCCCGTCGAGCGTCGTGAACGCGTTCGCGACGAACGACATCCTGCAGGTGCTCGTCTTCGCGGTGTTCGTCGGCGCGGCGATCGCCGCGATCGGCAGTGACCGTGCGCGGCCGCTCGTGCGGGGCCTCGACCTGTGCCTCGAGGTCGTCTACCGCATCCTGGGCTGGGTGATGCGTCTGTCGCCGCTCGGTGCGTTCGGGGCGATGGCGTACGTGGTCGGGCAGTACGGCATCGACACCCTGGGGTCGTACGGGCTGCTGATCGCTGCCTGCTACGGCGCAGCGGCGGTGTTCATCGTGGCGCTGCTCGTGGGCGGGCGGCTGCTGTCCGGGGTGCCGATCTGGCGGTTCGTGTGGCACACCCGCGCCGAGTTCGGGCTGGCTCTGGGTACCGCGTCGACCGAGGCCGTGCTGCCGCGGATGATCACCCGGCTCACCGAGGTCGGCGTCTCACGGAGCGTCGCCGGACTCGTCGTGCCGACGGGCTACTCGTTCAACCTCGACGGGGCGGCGATCTACCTGTCGATCTCGCTGCTGTTCCTGACCCAGGCGTTCGGGGTGCCGCTGACGCTCGAGCAGCAGGTCGCCGCACTCGGGGTGCTGCTGCTGACGTCGAAGGGCATGGCCGGGGTGCCGGGCTCGTCGTTCCTGGCGCTGTCCGCGACGGCGACGAGCCTCGGGCTGTTCCCGGTCGCAGGCGTCGCGCTGCTGCTCGGTGCCGACCGGATCATGGACGCGATGCGGGTGAGCGTCAACCTGCTCGGCAACTGCGTCGCGACGCTCGTGGTGGCGCGGTGGCAGGGCGAGCTCGACCGTGAGCGGGTGGACGCGGTGCTGCGGCCCGGGCGAGGGGTGCGGCCGTCGTCGGAGCCGTCGCCCGCAGCGGGCGGAGCGGTGGTGTCGGCGCCGGTTCGCTGAGGGGTCGGGGCGCGCTCGCGGCGCGGTCAGCGTTCGAGGACGGCGCGCTGCTGGTCGTACTGCTGGCGGGTCCGGTGTCCGCCCATCTTGCGGACGACGGCGCCCGAGGGATCACGCGTGATCCGCCACCAGATCGCGGTGCAGAGCGCGTCGACCGGCAGGGCCGTGCCGACTCCGACCAGGAGCTGCCGACCGAGGTCCGTCCGCCACGGCAGCCCCGAGACCTCGAGCGCGGTCACGACGAGCAGGCACACCACGATGGTGATCGGGCTGAGCCAGAGCTTCCGCACGGTGCGTTGACGTGCCACGTCGATCTCCGCCAGCTGCGCCAACGGCAGCGTCGATCCGACGTGCTCGCGCGGCTCGCCACCGACGATGACGGCGGCAGGGCCGGGGGTGGTCGCTGTGTCGTCCGCGTCCGTGGCGGGTCGCCACACCACGTCGTCCAGGTGCACCAGGTCGTCGTCGATGCGGAACCAGCCGCCTTCGAAGCCGTCGGCAGCGGCGTCGGGATCGGCGCGGGGCGTGGTCGTGGTCACGTCGGTCATCCTGGCAGCAACAGGGGCCGCTGGGGCACCACCGCTTCGGGGGTGGGGCGGCGGCGTCGCCCGCGGGCCCGGGGCGCGTTCTGCTGGCAGGATGGTCCCGACACCACGGGGGCGGGGGCCGGCATGGGCACGGAACAGCAGGACTGGCGTGACCAGGGGACGGGCCCGACGACGGGGCGAGGGAATGCGATCGCCATCGCGCTCGTGCTGCCGGTGCTGCTCGTCGTGAGCTGGGCGGTCCAGATCGGGGCGTACCTGGCGCGCGACTTCGGGTCGATGGACGACCGGCTCGGAGCAGGGGGCGTGCTGACGCGGCTGGTCATCGGCGCCGTGCTCGCCGTGGGGATCCCCGTGGTGGTGCTCGTCGTGCAGGTCCGGGCTCGTCGGCGTGAACCGCGCCACTCACTGGTCGCCGTCGTCGCGGCGATCGTCGTGCTGGTCATCGCCGTGCCGTGGAACGGCCTGGTCCTGACGTCACAGGTGCGGAGCATGGCCGCCGACGCCCGG
Encoded here:
- a CDS encoding SDR family oxidoreductase produces the protein MVLHRRKVVLVTGASSGIGRATAIRLAAAGHPVVLGARRTDRLDELVTEIEGAGGTAMAVPLDVTALASVQEFAVAARARFGRIDVLVANAGVMPLSPLAAGLVDEWDRMIDVNVRGLLHSITATLPTMLAQGTGHVVTIASVGVYDVSPTAAVYCGTKFAARAITEGLRQESPRGIRVTTVSPGVTESELAATITDASAAAAMVVYRAESISADAIARAVSYAVAERPAVDVNEIVVRPAAQR
- a CDS encoding GNAT family N-acetyltransferase; amino-acid sequence: MTDEPLLEIRSASETDAACVAAVVVRAYANQQGWVSDAELVTGERTTPDQVRAMIRAPRSVVLVAVHDATIVATCHLRASDRATAHLGMLAVDPAWQSRGISRRLRTAAIAYAEEAMACESVELEVLSVHEGLRRVYERSGFIATGETRPFPAHVARVAGLHFVVLRRSLGASGQTPDV
- a CDS encoding phosphocholine-specific phospholipase C gives rise to the protein MSTRKPEHGAPDVNLDAAPPLTPDAAYTAAVRPGVSRRTVLIGGAAAIMAGVAAGSAFGPGATDRASAATARAVPTGTIADVKHVVVLMQENRSFDHYYGTMPGVRGFSDKQALELPTGHDVFHQPAAARTDGGAMLPFRLDTTRFNAQNADGLDHSWGGGHTAWNGGAWNRWVDAKSAQTMGYFTSEDIPYQRALAGAFTVCDDYHCSLNGPTTPNRLYQWSGTIDPRGAQGGPATDNPADYEPVFAWTTYAERLQAAGVTWKTYANDEVGDSAADPYVGDYGDNPLWLFEQYHRALASSDPAQQELAARAGLHDGWKPNSGKGLDVTHLLSQFGQDCATNSLPTVSYVIAPYGWSEHPAASPDYGAHYTNAVVQALFSNPDTWASTVLLVNYDENDGYFDHVVPPFAEPGTPDEYVDGLPIGMGARVPMTVVSPWSRGGWVNSQVADHTSVIQFLEHVTGVREPNISDWRRSVSGDLTSCFDFTAPDPSIPGPDVVPGIEQTRALVAAADADQAKPPIEEPAIGAQTLPVQEPGTVRHRSLPYRQHADATVDHRTGRVTVTLANDGRQGVNFLVYPNTAMPFAAHPKTVPVGATADWAWDTTTTAGAYDVSVYGPDRFLRRFAGTVAVGGRATGGVPHVSVVRDPRGRRTLQLLLENTGRAELRFVLVANDFVEHRETAHVRGSGHKTMHWPLDEWGYYDVVVTADGVPGFRYRFAGRAER
- a CDS encoding GntR family transcriptional regulator, whose protein sequence is MRRLFRDLAEDLADRVLRGEFDDTGVLPAEHDLAADYAVARGTVRNALGLLRDRRVLTARAGSRWRVRTTSLGHDAGALESFGQLARARGHEPGGRVVAVEERPATVRERRLFRAAHDEPVLHVVRVRSLDGVDVMLERTAYAPWVAAVIRTIPGGQTSVSATLEDRFGIRVGAAVTTVDALLADDADAALLGVRPGAALLQVRRSSTADGRPLEAGDDRYVAGTVPLRIRTASATTPTPLTGTRHDDAG
- a CDS encoding nucleotide disphospho-sugar-binding domain-containing protein; amino-acid sequence: MSSYLLCAPPVYGHLAPLVDVGRDLAERGHEITVLTGSKYRDLVVGAGLRFVALPADADFDDAELQDRLADATAARGVAVVREGIIAMFVRPILSQYRALAALLAASRFDAVLGEATFTGLAPYLALPPGDRLPVLGIATTPVTLTSVDAAPFGTALSPGRGPLARARNRLLTAAIHPVLTRPLQQAVDVVLAEVGAPPSQTGTFDFAYRCFDTLFQLSVAELEYPRRELPDSVRFVGPVVTRAAPTPAADLPAWWDDLDTDTPVVLVTQGTIDTVDLGRLIAPTLRALVDEDVLVVATTGGRPVDQVERALGTGLPVNARVATFLPYDQLLPRCSVVVTNGGFGGVQRALAHGVPLVVAGSTEDKPEVAARVAWAGCGRNLRSGTPRPAAIRQAVREVLASPTHRARSRQVAASIATLPDPVDVIEAGLAAAVAAAADGSQRR
- a CDS encoding endonuclease/exonuclease/phosphatase family protein, producing the protein MSRRAAAVSTTVVVATLLVGATFVAAPWLGVGRAPVLAAVLPARSLVTAGLVAAGLALVLVAIVLRRTRAVRLVAASLGAVLLVVAVANTAVLGVRGWDVRPVDGARGALRVFEWNTNGGLVGAQGIARAALTARADVVVLPDAGDRRVATAVARWMGQHGRPVRLFMGGAGTQVAVLVGADRAFGASMSPGVDPVKTMTVSGPSIPTIVAVHAPQPIGRGLAGWRTDLRWIGEQCGRGADVVVSGDFNGSVDSFDGGGLGSCRDAASTVHGAGLGTWPTWLDPRLAMPIDHTLVGPAAGVVRSWSVLTSQDESGARHRPTLTVVGGS
- a CDS encoding cation:dicarboxylate symporter family transporter, with product MDITTTDRAPARWYHSLFVQIAIGVALGIAVGVCFPAAAPVLNVVGQGFIRLIEMVIAPLAFIVVVTGIVHVGDLRSVGRIAGKAMVYFLLASSCALVFGLLVGNLVRPGAGLRIDPSSLDASAVAAKTAGGTAPDAGTFILDLIPSSVVNAFATNDILQVLVFAVFVGAAIAAIGSDRARPLVRGLDLCLEVVYRILGWVMRLSPLGAFGAMAYVVGQYGIDTLGSYGLLIAACYGAAAVFIVALLVGGRLLSGVPIWRFVWHTRAEFGLALGTASTEAVLPRMITRLTEVGVSRSVAGLVVPTGYSFNLDGAAIYLSISLLFLTQAFGVPLTLEQQVAALGVLLLTSKGMAGVPGSSFLALSATATSLGLFPVAGVALLLGADRIMDAMRVSVNLLGNCVATLVVARWQGELDRERVDAVLRPGRGVRPSSEPSPAAGGAVVSAPVR